The nucleotide sequence TCGGCGAGCGGGCAGTGGAGTGCCTGTTCGATGAGATTGAACACAAGCCGGACCACCGGCGAATTTACATGCCGTGCCGACTTCTAGAGCGAGGCTCACTCGCCGATCTGTCGACACAGCATGCCTCGCACATCGCGGGGGCAGGGAGGGTCTGAAAATGACTGCTGATGCCGGTCAAAATTCGACGCGTGCACCAATCGGTGGGAACGTTCCCGCTGACGCAGCCATTCGCACTTCGGGTGAGTTGGCTAGCAGACTGTTACCCGCGAGGAAGGGTTTTCGCGAAAGCGTGCGCCAATGGTGGCCCTATTACGCGATGATGGCGCCGGGCCTCCTGTTCTTCTTCGTCTGGCACTATGTTCCGATCTGGGAAGCCAAGATGGCGTTCGAGCAGGTCCGGATCATTCCGCCCAATATCTGGGTCGGGCTGAAGAACTTTCAGACGCTGTTCTCCTCGCCGCTGTTCTACCAGGTGCTGGCCAATACGCTGATCATCTCGGGCATGAAGATCATCTTCGTGTTCCCCGTTCCGATCATCGTGGCGCTGCTGCTCAATGAAATCCGCAGCGGTAAGTTTCGCGGGATGATCCAGTCGGCGATCTATCTGCCGCACTTCCTGTCCTGGGTGGTGATCGCGGGCGTGTTCATTGCGCTGCTGTCGCCTACCGATGGCGCGGTCAACCAGATCCAGACCGCGATGGGCTTTGCGCCCATCAACTACATGACCAATACCGGAACGATCCGCTGGGTGCTGGTGATCTCGGAAATCTGGCGCTCGGCCGGTTGGGACAGCCTGCTCTATCTCGCGGCGATCTTTGCGATCGACCCGCAGCTCTATGAGGCGGCGGAGCTGGACGGCGCGAGCCGCTGGCAGAAGATCCGACACGTCACCATTCCCGGCATCGTGCCGACCATTGCGACGCTGTTCATTCTCAACATGGGCATGTTCCTCTCGGCTGACCTCAACCAGGTGGTCAACATGCAGAACGCGGTCAATGCGTCGACCATCGATATCCTCGACACCTATGTATACCGCATGGGCCTGTTTACCGGGGAGTACGCGCTGGCGACGGCGGCGGGCCTCTTCAAGGCTGTGATCGGCATGGCGCTGGTGTTGATCAGCCATTTCATCAGCAAGCGACTAACCGGCAAGGGAGTGTGGTGATGGCCAGTTTTTCGCGCCGGACGCCGCTCGAACGCGTCGAATATGTGCTTATCGTCTCGACCCTGCTGCTGCTTGTGGTGTTCACGCTGCATCCGCTGCTCAACCTCCTGGCGCTGTCGTTTACCGAGCCGAGCAAGGTGGCTGGCTTTTCGGGCCTCTCGATCATCCCCGACGGGTTTTCGACCGATGTCTGGGCACTGCTGCTGCAGCACCCCAACGTGCAGCGGGGTCTCTTCAACTCGATCTGGATGACGGCGACCAGCGTTTGCCTTGGTGTTTTCGGCACGGCGCTGATGGCCTGGGGCATGTCGCGACCCGGCCTGCCGGGTCGACGGCTGATCTTCATCATGGTGCTGGTGACCATCGTGTTCGAGCCCGGCATCATTCCCGACTACTTCCTGATGAAGCGGATGGGCCTGCTCAACACGCCCTGGGCCGTCATCATGTATAAGGTGATCAGCGCCTGGTACCTCATCATCCTCATCCGCTTCTTCGAGGAAATTCCCAAGGAATTGCTGGAGGCGGCTGAGCTCGACGGCGCCAATCCGTTCCAGACCTTTTTCCTGGTCGTGCTGCCGCTGGCCAAGCCCGCGCTCGCCACCATCGCGCTGTTCTACCTCGTGCTGCACTGGAACGAGTTCTTCCGCTCGATGATCTACCTCAACGACCAGACGAAGTGGCCGCTGCAGGTGGTGCTGCGCCAGTTCGTGATCGAGGGGGACAAGGTGGCCATCGTCGGCGCTAATAATCTCGCCAACAACACGGCCATTGCGCAGATCAATATCCGGGCGCTGAAGGCGGGGATGATCTTCATCACCATCCTGCCGATCCTGGCAATCTACCCGCTGATTTTGAAGTTCTTCACCAAGGGCACGATGTCGGGGGCGCTGAAGGGATGAGGATTTTTGGGGGGGCTCACCTCTCCCTTGGGGAGAGGTCGGATTGCGGAGCAAGCCGG is from Devosia sp. SD17-2 and encodes:
- a CDS encoding carbohydrate ABC transporter permease is translated as MASFSRRTPLERVEYVLIVSTLLLLVVFTLHPLLNLLALSFTEPSKVAGFSGLSIIPDGFSTDVWALLLQHPNVQRGLFNSIWMTATSVCLGVFGTALMAWGMSRPGLPGRRLIFIMVLVTIVFEPGIIPDYFLMKRMGLLNTPWAVIMYKVISAWYLIILIRFFEEIPKELLEAAELDGANPFQTFFLVVLPLAKPALATIALFYLVLHWNEFFRSMIYLNDQTKWPLQVVLRQFVIEGDKVAIVGANNLANNTAIAQINIRALKAGMIFITILPILAIYPLILKFFTKGTMSGALKG
- a CDS encoding ABC transporter permease subunit, which translates into the protein MRQWWPYYAMMAPGLLFFFVWHYVPIWEAKMAFEQVRIIPPNIWVGLKNFQTLFSSPLFYQVLANTLIISGMKIIFVFPVPIIVALLLNEIRSGKFRGMIQSAIYLPHFLSWVVIAGVFIALLSPTDGAVNQIQTAMGFAPINYMTNTGTIRWVLVISEIWRSAGWDSLLYLAAIFAIDPQLYEAAELDGASRWQKIRHVTIPGIVPTIATLFILNMGMFLSADLNQVVNMQNAVNASTIDILDTYVYRMGLFTGEYALATAAGLFKAVIGMALVLISHFISKRLTGKGVW